The following nucleotide sequence is from Achromobacter spanius.
TGTAGGATGGGTGCTGCGCGGGTTGGCGTCGGCAAGAAGATAGCGCCGATCGCGCGAAACCCATCACGCGCCTTCTGGCTGATTCCGTTGCGAATTCAACGTTGCTTGATGGGTTTGCGCGTTGTGCGATCTCTTTCTTCTTCAGACAATCTCGCGCTACACCCATCCTACGATCGTGCCTGCACACGGCGGAACGATCGTGTCGGCATAAGGCGGAATGATCGCGTCGGCACGCGACGGAATGGTTGTGCCGGCACGTGGCGGCATGATCGCGTCGGCACGCGACGGAATGGTCGTGCCGGCATGTGGCGGCATGATCGTGTCTGCATGCGGCGGAACAACCGCGTCGGCATACGGCGCAATGATCGCGTCGACACGCAACGGGATGGTCGGGTCGGCACGCGGCGGAACGACCACGTCGGCACGTGGGGGAACGATCGTTTCGGTACACGGCAGAATGATCGTGCCGGCGCACGGCGGAACGATCGTGTCGGCATACGGTGGAATGATCGCGTCGGCACGCGACGGAATGGTCGTGCCGGCACGTGGCGGCATGATCGTGTCTGCATACGGCGAAACAACCGCGTCGGCATGCGGCGCAATGATCGCGTCGACACGCAACGGAATGGTCGTGTCGGCACGCGACGGAATGATCGTGCCTACACGCGACGGAATGATGTACCGACTCGCGCCGGCACTCGGAATGTAGGATGGGTGCAACGCGGGTTGGCCTGGGCAAGAAGATTGCGCCGATCGCGCGGAACCCATCATCCCGCCCCATCACCCCATCACCCCATCCCCCGCCTTGTCAGAACTTCGCCGTCAGGTTCACGAACACGCTTCTGGGTTCGCCGTAATACACCTGACTCGCCACGCCGCCCAGGTAATACTTCTTGTCGAACAAATTATTCACGTTCAACTGCGCCGACAACGCCGAACTGAAGTCATACCGCGCCATCAGGTTGTAAATCGCATAGGCCTTTTGCTTGGCGGTGACCGTATCGCTGCCCGCGCTGACCTGGCTATACGTTGAAATCTGCCAGTTGACGCCGCCGCCCACGGTCAGTTTGTTCCAGTCGCCGGGCAAGCGGTAGGTGGTGAACAGCTTGGCCATTGCTCTCGGGCGCTCGGTGTTCACGGACACGCCCTGGGCATCGCGGCTGGTGTAATACGTGCCGCCCGCGTAGGCGTTCCAGCCGGGCGCCAGCATGCCGCTCACTTCCAATTCCACGCCCTTGGTCGTGACGCCGTCGGCGGTGGTGTAGGCCTGCTCGAACGATCCCGGCACCAGCGTGTCGCCGTCCAGCACCGCGACCTTGCTCTGCTTGACCTTGAACAGCGCAATCGACGTGTTCAACCTGCCGTCCAGGTATTCGCCCTTCACGCCCACTTCGTAGTTCTGACCTTGCACCGGGTCCAGGTAATTGCCGTTGCGGTCGCGGTTCTCCTGCGGCTGGAAGATATCCGTATAGCTGACGTAGGTGGAATACGTGTCGTTGATGTCGTAGACCACGCCCGCGTAGGGAATGAACTGCGAATCTTTCTGGTCTCGCGTGTCGGACTTGGATTGCCAGGTGGCGTAGCGCCCGCCCGTAATGGCGGTAAGGCGGTCGGTCAGCGACCAGCGGACGGCGGCATACACGCCCTTTTGATGCGTGACCGTGCCGCGCAGGGTCGCGTCTGTCCACATGGGTTGGGCGAACGAGCCGTCCCATTGATAGAAGTTGCCGGTGCTGGCGAGCGACGCGCTATCAAAGCCGTAGCGGTAGAAGTCTTCGCCATAGCGGCTGCGCATGGCGCCCACCACCGCTTCGTGCTTGCGGCCCAGCAGGCTGAACGGGCCCTTGGCCTGCACGTCCAGCGAGGTCTGCTGCGCGTAGGAATTCCAGTAGCCCGGCAGCGCCCGCAGGCCCGTGCCCGTCTCGCGGTCCAGCGCGCCGTACAGGTACAGCAGCTTGGCGTCGTACTTGCTCTTGCGCTGCGACCAGTCCGCGCGCACTTCCCAGTCGCTGTCAAAGCGGTGCGACAGCGTGGCGAACATGGTCTGGTTGGTGGTGTGCCAATACGTCCAGTCCGCCGCCGTGGTCTTGGAGCGCCGCCAGTCGGTGGCGGTGCCGTCGCTGAACACCACGGGCAGGCTGCCCCAGGTCGAGCCGCGCGGACGCTTGTCCTGGTAGTCGGCACCCACGCTCAAGGTGGTGTTGGGCGTGAGGTCGGCGTCGATCACGCCGTAGAACACCTTCTTGTTGGCCTGGTAGAGGTCGATATAGGAATCGCGGCCCTGGTACAGCGCGACCATGCGGGCGCGCACCGTGCCTGCCTCGTTCAGCGGCGTGGTCATGTCCAGCGTGCCGCGATACTGGTTCCACGATCCAAAGCCCGCGCTGACCGAGCCCGTGAAGGTCTTGCTGTTGGCGTGCTTGCGCACCAGGTTGATCGACGCGCCGGGGTTGCCCGCGCCGGTCATCAAGCCCGTTGCGCCGCGCACCACTTCAATGCGGTCGTAGATGAAGGAATCGTTATCGGATTCGCCATACATCGACAGGCCGATGGTAGTGGGCACGCCGTCGTATTGCAGGCTGTCGATGTAGAAACCGCGCGACCAGAAGTCGGTGCGGTCGGTGTCTTCGCTGACCACCTGCACGCCCACCACGTTGCCCATCACCTCGTCCAGCGAACGCATGTTCTGATCATCGATGCGCTGGCGCGTCACCACGCTGACGGACTGCGGCGTCTCGCGCAGCGACAGCGTCAGGCCGGTGGCCGCCGACGAGGCCGGCGTGGTGTAGGAACCCGTGCCCTCGGTCACTGCCGGATCTGAATTGCCCAGCACCGTCACCGGCGCCAGGCTGGCCACGCCAGCGTCGCGCGCCAGGATGATGCTGTCGCCTTGCCAGCGGTACGTCACGCCCGTGCCTTGCAGCAGACCGCGCAAGGCTTCTTCGGGCGCCAGGCTGCCGCGCAGCCCACGGGTGTTCAGGCCGGCGACCACGTCGGGCGCGTAGAACACGCGCACCTTGGTCTGGGCCGCCCATTGCAGCAGCGCGTCGCCCAAGGGTTGCGCGCCGATGTTGATCGACACAGGCGCGTTCTGTGCGTGCGCGGAATCCGGCATCACGCCCAGCCCCACTCCCAGCGCCAGACTCAACGCCACCACCAGGGAAGAATGCATGAAGCGCGGGGCTGCGCCGGCGCGGCGCGGCGCCGCATGGGAATACCTGTGTGCAAAGAGAGTCACGACTACCTGCTGTTTCGGTTCAACGAGGGACGGGGGTGGCGGTGCCGGTCAAAGAAGCCTGGCGGCAGCGCCTTCCTTCGTAGAACGAATCAAACGCGGATAAACCTGAATCTCATTCCCATTTATTTTGTAACCGTGGCGGCGTCGCCAGGATTGGCATGGCTGTTGGCATAGATGTCGATCGGCCCGCCGGGGCGCGGCATCAGCCGCACGGGCGCCACCGCGGGTAAGGCGTCGACCAGCGCCTCGGGCCGGTCCAGCGTAAACGAGGCTGACACGCGCAGGCGCCCCGCCTTGTCGTCCGCCAAGCGCAGCGGCGTCGCCAGATAGCGGTTCATTTCCTGCACCACGTCGGCCAGCGGCGCGTTCTTGAACACCACGCGGCCTTCGCGCCAAGCCGTGGCGCTCGACACATCGGCGGGCGCGGGCACGCCGATCGCGCCGCTGCCCGGCACGCGGATGCCATGGCCCGCCCGCAGCACCGCGTGGCCCAGGTTCCACCAATGGCCGCCCGACACCTGCACCGTGCCCGACTCCACCAGCACCCGCACCTGATCGGCGTCGCGGCGCACGTCGAACACCGTGCCCGTCACGCGCACCACGCCGCTGCCGGCATCCACGGTAAACGGACGCGCCGCATCGGCGGCAACGGTGAAATTGATTTCGCCTTGGTCCAGCACCACGTAGCGGCGCTCGGCATACAGATTGACCTGGGCGCGCGTGCCGCCGTTGACCTCCAGCACGGAGCCGTCGGGCAAGCTCAGTTGGCGACGTTCACCGCGTTCGGTGCTGACCAGGGTGGTGAACGTGGGCGCCTGCACCGGCATGCTCCACCACACGCCCAAGGCCGCCACGGCCACAGCCGCACAGGCCAGGGCAATGCGCAGGGAAAACAGGCGTTGGGATGGCGCTTGCCGCCGCCCCGCGCCCGGCCGCGCCGGCACCGGTCCGCCAAGCAGGGATTCCACCTGGCTGCGCGACAGGCCCGCCGCCGCGCTTCCCAACTGCTGCATGCGGTCGAACTCGCGCGCCCCCTCGGGGTGTTCGCGCCGCCAACGGGCAAACGCGCGCCGGTCGCGGCGCGTCAGATCGCCCGAATGCCAGCGCGCGAACCACCACGCGGCGGTGGCGGGTTCGCGCGGTTCATCGCGGTTGTTCATGAAAGACATCGTCATGGGGTGTGGTCACGCAGCCGGTCGCGCACATGCTCGATGGCGCGCATGACGTAGCGCTCGATCATATTCTTGGACAGGCCCATGTGTTGCGCCACTTCGGCCTGCGTCCAGCCTTCGATGCGGTTCAGCACGAAAGCCTGGCGGCACTTGGGCGGCAATTCCGCCAGCACATTGGCCAGGTCGTCGGCCAGCCGCGATGCGCGCAAGGACGCCTCGGGGTCATCCACCCTCAGCTGATCCGCTTCGTCCAGTTCGTCCCACGGCACGTGTTCGGCGCGGTCCTGCCGCCGCCAGCGATCAATCAGCCGATGCCCCGCCGCCTGGAACAGATACCCGCGCGCCTTGAGCGCCACGCTGGCGTCGGCCTTCAGCAAGCGTTCGATGGCGTCGTGGGCGGCATCTTCGGCGTCGTGTCGGTTGCCCGTGCGCCGGCTCCATACGCCTACCAGCTCGTCGTAATAGGCGAGCCAGCCGGTGCGGGGGGAGGAAGAGCGGGACATGAGCCGGACGGGGACGGTCAAAAAACCAGGGTGGCGAATTTTACAAATAATTCTCATTATCGCAACCACTGATTTCAAGCGCCCGATGGTCCGGCTAGTAATCCATCGGGATATGGGCCTGCGCCGCGCGTATTTCCTGAATGTGGCGTTCGGCCTCTTCCCGCTCGGCCGCTGGCGGCAATGGCCGCCAACTCACCATGTTGCCGGGCGTCTTCACCGGCATCCAGCCCAGCACGCTGTACAGCGTGATGGCGGTGCGTCCCGTATCAAAGCGTGTTTCGTAATAGCCCTGCCGGTCCGGCGCGGTATCACCGGACGTCCAATCCAACTGCGACATCCACGTCTCCTTTGCTGAAGCGGTTAGGCAAGCGCGCCGGCCCCTTCATGGCCCGACGCCGCTTCATCGTAAAGCGTGCGTCGAGCGCCCATGAAGCCACCTTGCGCCCGCTTTGCAATTCTTGACAGAGGGATATCCCTAGGATTACGCCAGGTACACCTTTATTTAATGCCGATGAACGGCAGGGCCGAGCCGGGCACCTGCGTGGCGGGCAGCACGCCGTTCCATTTCTCAACGGCGTTCAGGCTCACCAGATTGGTGTTGGCGGCCAAGGCCTCGGCCTTGGCGCGAATCGACGCCGCCTCGGCTTCGCCGCGCATGCGGATGCCGTCGGCCTCTGCCGTGAACTGCTGGCGGCGCGCATCGGCTTCGGCACGGGCTTTGACCACCTGGATCTCGGCGTTGATCATGGCCGTTTCCTTCTGCTGGCGCGTGGTCTCGATCTGCACCTGGGCCAGCATGCGCTGTTCGATGGAATGCTCGTAGGCCTGCGAGAAACCCACTTCCTCGATCTGCACGCCCACCACCTGCACCGGTGCGCCTTCCATCGTCTTGAGCACGGCGTTGTTCACGTCCAGGCCCAGCTTCTGGCGTTCCTGGATGGCGCGCACGGCGGTGTACTGGCCGAACACGTTCTTCACGGCATCGGGCGTCTTGCGTTCCAGCACACGCATCTGCAGATTGCTGATGGTGCCGTATTCCGAATAGAGCTCGGCCACGTGCTCGGGCGGCACGCGATAGGTCACGGACACGCGCAGTTGCGCCGGCTGCTGGTCGTAGCTATAGGCTTCCAGTTTCTCGAACACAAACGTGTGGTCGCGCACCGACACCATCATCACGTTGTCGATGAAAGGCGTCTTGAAATCCAGCCCCGGTTCCGATACGCGCACCAGCTTGCCGTTGCGCAGCACC
It contains:
- the fhuE gene encoding ferric-rhodotorulic acid/ferric-coprogen receptor FhuE, whose amino-acid sequence is MHSSLVVALSLALGVGLGVMPDSAHAQNAPVSINIGAQPLGDALLQWAAQTKVRVFYAPDVVAGLNTRGLRGSLAPEEALRGLLQGTGVTYRWQGDSIILARDAGVASLAPVTVLGNSDPAVTEGTGSYTTPASSAATGLTLSLRETPQSVSVVTRQRIDDQNMRSLDEVMGNVVGVQVVSEDTDRTDFWSRGFYIDSLQYDGVPTTIGLSMYGESDNDSFIYDRIEVVRGATGLMTGAGNPGASINLVRKHANSKTFTGSVSAGFGSWNQYRGTLDMTTPLNEAGTVRARMVALYQGRDSYIDLYQANKKVFYGVIDADLTPNTTLSVGADYQDKRPRGSTWGSLPVVFSDGTATDWRRSKTTAADWTYWHTTNQTMFATLSHRFDSDWEVRADWSQRKSKYDAKLLYLYGALDRETGTGLRALPGYWNSYAQQTSLDVQAKGPFSLLGRKHEAVVGAMRSRYGEDFYRYGFDSASLASTGNFYQWDGSFAQPMWTDATLRGTVTHQKGVYAAVRWSLTDRLTAITGGRYATWQSKSDTRDQKDSQFIPYAGVVYDINDTYSTYVSYTDIFQPQENRDRNGNYLDPVQGQNYEVGVKGEYLDGRLNTSIALFKVKQSKVAVLDGDTLVPGSFEQAYTTADGVTTKGVELEVSGMLAPGWNAYAGGTYYTSRDAQGVSVNTERPRAMAKLFTTYRLPGDWNKLTVGGGVNWQISTYSQVSAGSDTVTAKQKAYAIYNLMARYDFSSALSAQLNVNNLFDKKYYLGGVASQVYYGEPRSVFVNLTAKF
- a CDS encoding FecR family protein → MNNRDEPREPATAAWWFARWHSGDLTRRDRRAFARWRREHPEGAREFDRMQQLGSAAAGLSRSQVESLLGGPVPARPGAGRRQAPSQRLFSLRIALACAAVAVAALGVWWSMPVQAPTFTTLVSTERGERRQLSLPDGSVLEVNGGTRAQVNLYAERRYVVLDQGEINFTVAADAARPFTVDAGSGVVRVTGTVFDVRRDADQVRVLVESGTVQVSGGHWWNLGHAVLRAGHGIRVPGSGAIGVPAPADVSSATAWREGRVVFKNAPLADVVQEMNRYLATPLRLADDKAGRLRVSASFTLDRPEALVDALPAVAPVRLMPRPGGPIDIYANSHANPGDAATVTK
- a CDS encoding RNA polymerase sigma factor → MSRSSSPRTGWLAYYDELVGVWSRRTGNRHDAEDAAHDAIERLLKADASVALKARGYLFQAAGHRLIDRWRRQDRAEHVPWDELDEADQLRVDDPEASLRASRLADDLANVLAELPPKCRQAFVLNRIEGWTQAEVAQHMGLSKNMIERYVMRAIEHVRDRLRDHTP
- a CDS encoding prohibitin family protein, whose product is MVKTIGAVKPRNIKVALITGILFLLILFIAFGSWFQVDQGERGVVLRNGKLVRVSEPGLDFKTPFIDNVMMVSVRDHTFVFEKLEAYSYDQQPAQLRVSVTYRVPPEHVAELYSEYGTISNLQMRVLERKTPDAVKNVFGQYTAVRAIQERQKLGLDVNNAVLKTMEGAPVQVVGVQIEEVGFSQAYEHSIEQRMLAQVQIETTRQQKETAMINAEIQVVKARAEADARRQQFTAEADGIRMRGEAEAASIRAKAEALAANTNLVSLNAVEKWNGVLPATQVPGSALPFIGIK